Proteins encoded in a region of the Alosa sapidissima isolate fAloSap1 chromosome 19, fAloSap1.pri, whole genome shotgun sequence genome:
- the rtn1a gene encoding reticulon-1a isoform X1, with amino-acid sequence MGSTVMELLYWRDPRKTGVVFASALLLLVALSRFSALSVLAHVALAILSVTISFRAYKSLLQAVQKTDAGHPFKAYLELEVALTPDQMSSYIEKMQLYLNSTLVELRRLFLVQDLLDSIKFAVLMWLLTHLGAVFNGLTLLILAVVAMFTLPIVYEKNQTQIDHFLGVVKNNVQHILALIKSKVPGAKTKNQ; translated from the exons ATGGGCTCCACAG tgaTGGAGTTGCTGTATTGGAGGGACCCGCGGAAGACGGGTGTGGTGTTTGCAAGCGCCCTGCTGTTACTGGTCGCCCTGAGCCGCTTCAGCGCGCTAAGTGTGCTGGCCCACGTGGCGCTGGCCATCCTCTCGGTCACCATCAGCTTCAGGGCCTACAAGTCCCTCCTGCAAGCTGTCCAGAAGACCGACGCCGGACACCCCTTCAA GGCGTATCTGGAATTGGAGGTTGCTCTGACACCAGATCAGATGAGCTCTTATATTGAAAAGATGCAGCTCTACCTAAACAGCACTCTCGTGGAACTGCGTAGACTATTCCTGGTGCAAGACCTGCTGGACTCCATAAAG tttgcaGTGCTGATGTGGTTGCTGACACACCTTGGGGCTGTGTTTAATGGTCTGACTCTCCTGATTCTTG CTGTGGTGGCCATGTTTACCCTGCCCATCGTTTATGAGAAAAACCAG ACTCAGATTGACCATTTCTTGGGAGTGGTGAAGAATAATGTACAACACATCTTGGCATT GATCAAATCGAAAGTTCCTGGAGCCAAGACGAAGAACCAGTGA
- the rtn1a gene encoding reticulon-1a isoform X2, translating into MMELLYWRDPRKTGVVFASALLLLVALSRFSALSVLAHVALAILSVTISFRAYKSLLQAVQKTDAGHPFKAYLELEVALTPDQMSSYIEKMQLYLNSTLVELRRLFLVQDLLDSIKFAVLMWLLTHLGAVFNGLTLLILAVVAMFTLPIVYEKNQTQIDHFLGVVKNNVQHILALIKSKVPGAKTKNQ; encoded by the exons A tgaTGGAGTTGCTGTATTGGAGGGACCCGCGGAAGACGGGTGTGGTGTTTGCAAGCGCCCTGCTGTTACTGGTCGCCCTGAGCCGCTTCAGCGCGCTAAGTGTGCTGGCCCACGTGGCGCTGGCCATCCTCTCGGTCACCATCAGCTTCAGGGCCTACAAGTCCCTCCTGCAAGCTGTCCAGAAGACCGACGCCGGACACCCCTTCAA GGCGTATCTGGAATTGGAGGTTGCTCTGACACCAGATCAGATGAGCTCTTATATTGAAAAGATGCAGCTCTACCTAAACAGCACTCTCGTGGAACTGCGTAGACTATTCCTGGTGCAAGACCTGCTGGACTCCATAAAG tttgcaGTGCTGATGTGGTTGCTGACACACCTTGGGGCTGTGTTTAATGGTCTGACTCTCCTGATTCTTG CTGTGGTGGCCATGTTTACCCTGCCCATCGTTTATGAGAAAAACCAG ACTCAGATTGACCATTTCTTGGGAGTGGTGAAGAATAATGTACAACACATCTTGGCATT GATCAAATCGAAAGTTCCTGGAGCCAAGACGAAGAACCAGTGA